The Oryzias melastigma strain HK-1 linkage group LG13, ASM292280v2, whole genome shotgun sequence genome window below encodes:
- the rflnb gene encoding refilin B isoform X1, with protein MVGRLNFLNACEGDPLVMSCSRAERGLDSPDSGLPPSPSPSAWLPPASTEKARGSSPVSEDEGKGSLVQNAATSISTPALFPQLLPLSFGEGIALDPLPSKELRYTSSLLYDSDRHFIQNVTFQPLGQGLDCCRQTIVAVSHSTWRHYKTHLEFQPRQRPQHFKTTTIIYPKKTSAVYTTELSYDSHRTSKRFLSSVELEAVSSREPPQ; from the exons ATGGTCGGCAGGTTGAACTTCCTGAATGCATGTGAAGGAGACCCGCTGGTAATGAGCTGCAGCCGGGCGGAAAGGGGGCTGGATAGCCCGGACTCCGGGCTGCCGCCGAGCCCCAGCCCGAGCGCCTGGTTGCCGCCTGCGTCTACGGAGAAAGCCCGCGGTTCGAGCCCGGTGTCCGAGGATGAAGGAAAGGGCTCTCTGGTACAGAATGCTGCT ACTTCCATCTCTACACCAGCACTTTTCCCTCAGCTGCTGCCTCTGTCCTTTGGTGAAGGCATTGCTCTTGATCCACTGCCCTCAAAGGAACTCAG ATACACGTCATCCCTGCTCTACGACTCGGACCGCCACTTCATTCAGAACGTGACCTTCCAGCCGCTGGGTCAGGGTCTGGACTGCTGCCGGCAGACCATCGTGGCCGTGTCGCACAGCACCTGGCGCCACTACAAGACGCACCTGGAGTTCCAGCCACGCCAGCGGCCCCAGCACTTCAAGACCACCACCATCATCTACCCCAAGAAGACCAGCGCCGTCTACACGACCGAGCTGAGCTACGACTCCCACCGAACGTCCAAACGCTTCCTGTCCAGTGTGGAGCTGGAGGCGGTCAGCAGCAGAGAACCGCCGCAGTAA
- the dus4l gene encoding tRNA-dihydrouridine(20a/20b) synthase [NAD(P)+]-like, which produces MKTATGNTSIMDMFEEGKVVKICAPMVRYSKLAFRSLVRKYSCDVCFTPMIIAADFLRSVKARDSEFTTNTSDRPLIVQFAAQDTQTLADAACVVAPFSDGVDLNCGCPQRWAMSAGYGACLINKPELVKDMVRHVRNQVDNPNYTVSIKIRIHKDLRQTVDLCQKAESAGVSWVTVHGRTTEERHQPVHYDAIKTIKESVSVPVIANGDIKYLRDVESTHQLTGVNGVMAARGLLANPAMFAGYEDTPLQCIWDWVDIAVEQGTPFSCFHHHLIYMLERVSSQPERKVFNSLSSTSAVIDYLQNTYGSIHDLEP; this is translated from the exons ATGAAGACTGCCACAGGAAACACGAGCATCATGGACATGTTTGAAGAGGGGAAAGTGGTGAAAATTTGTGCCCCAATGGTTCGGTATTCAAA GCTGGCTTTCAGGTCTTTGGTCAGGAAGTACAGCTGTGATGTGTGTTTCACCCCAATGATAATTGCTGCAGATTTCTTGAGATCCGTCAAAGCCAGAGACAGCGAGTTCACCACCAACACAA GTGACCGGCCCTTGATTGTCCAGTTTGCTGCTCAGGATACGCAGACTCTGGCTGATGCAGCCTGTGTGGTGGCTCCCTTTTCAGATGGAGTTGATCTCAACTGTGGATGTCCTCAGAG aTGGGCGATGTCTGCTGGCTATGGCGCTTGCCTCATCAACAAGCCTGAACTCGTTAAAGACATGGTTAGACATGTCAGGAATCAAGTGGACAATCCAAACTACACAGTATCAATCAAAATAAG GATTCACAAGGACTTGAGGCAGACGGTGGATCTGTGTCAGAAGGCAGAATCCGCTGGTGTGTCATGGGTAACGGTCCACGGCCGTACAACAGAGGAGCGCCATCAGCCGGTTCACTATGACGCAATAAAGACAATCAAAGAGAGTGTATCTGTCCCCGTCATTGCCAATGGAGACATAAAGTACCTCCGTGATGTGGAGTCCACTCACCAGCTTACTGGTGTCAATG GTGTGATGGCCGCACGGGGGTTGCTGGCCAACCCTGCCATGTTTGCTGGATACGAGGACACTCCTTTGCAGTGCATATGGGACTGGGTGGACATTGCTGTTGAGCAAGGCACTCCGTTTTCCTGCTTTCACCACCATCTCATTTACATGCTGGAGAGAGTTAGCTCCCAGCCTGAAAGAAAGGTGTTCAACTCTCTGTCCAGCACGTCTGCCGTCATAGACTACCTCCAGAACACGTATGGGTCAATTCATGACCTAGAACCATAA
- the rflnb gene encoding refilin B isoform X2 — protein MVGRLNFLNACEGDPLVMSCSRAERGLDSPDSGLPPSPSPSAWLPPASTEKARGSSPVSEDEGKGSLTSISTPALFPQLLPLSFGEGIALDPLPSKELRYTSSLLYDSDRHFIQNVTFQPLGQGLDCCRQTIVAVSHSTWRHYKTHLEFQPRQRPQHFKTTTIIYPKKTSAVYTTELSYDSHRTSKRFLSSVELEAVSSREPPQ, from the exons ATGGTCGGCAGGTTGAACTTCCTGAATGCATGTGAAGGAGACCCGCTGGTAATGAGCTGCAGCCGGGCGGAAAGGGGGCTGGATAGCCCGGACTCCGGGCTGCCGCCGAGCCCCAGCCCGAGCGCCTGGTTGCCGCCTGCGTCTACGGAGAAAGCCCGCGGTTCGAGCCCGGTGTCCGAGGATGAAGGAAAGGGCTCTCTG ACTTCCATCTCTACACCAGCACTTTTCCCTCAGCTGCTGCCTCTGTCCTTTGGTGAAGGCATTGCTCTTGATCCACTGCCCTCAAAGGAACTCAG ATACACGTCATCCCTGCTCTACGACTCGGACCGCCACTTCATTCAGAACGTGACCTTCCAGCCGCTGGGTCAGGGTCTGGACTGCTGCCGGCAGACCATCGTGGCCGTGTCGCACAGCACCTGGCGCCACTACAAGACGCACCTGGAGTTCCAGCCACGCCAGCGGCCCCAGCACTTCAAGACCACCACCATCATCTACCCCAAGAAGACCAGCGCCGTCTACACGACCGAGCTGAGCTACGACTCCCACCGAACGTCCAAACGCTTCCTGTCCAGTGTGGAGCTGGAGGCGGTCAGCAGCAGAGAACCGCCGCAGTAA